The proteins below come from a single Mus musculus strain C57BL/6J chromosome 5, GRCm38.p6 C57BL/6J genomic window:
- the Pramel47 gene encoding uncharacterized protein LOC100041296, which produces MSGQTPPTHTLLTHEALIMSSLEELPTVVFPALFKEAFAGRQTNLLKAMVAAWPFPCLHVGSLMKKPNLETLQALLDGIDMRLTREFHPRRAKLQVLDMRNMYHAFWNIRADANDSDYKSKTLDEKQLVKVLPRYARRQRLKVIVNLSISSHFNKSKAYFLNWAKQRIGSLYFCCIKMKIWDPPDQVIRDIFNVFDPEHITELELNTDWTLLQLAHFAPYFGHMKNLQKVFLAPLHKNTSPIINITSATEAKCVHKIISQFSQFNCLQHIFMKHVHFLRDYMNQVLGCLMTPLETLSITQCLISQRDFDLFSCSQNLFKLKHLEIRGMILYALDLMPLRGLLQKVADTLEILDFQWCRMKDSQINALLPALSQCTQLNQINFYNNDFSMCTLKALFQHTANWSKMNVEQYPAPLQCYNELGHVSVERFVQLCQELMYTLRAIRQPKSISFATDNCQKCGKPCVYDQGPIFCSCFQ; this is translated from the exons ATGAGTGGTCagaccccacccacacacactctgCTGACACATGAAGCTTTGATCATGTCCTCTCTGGAGGAGTTGCCTACTGTGGTCTTCCCAGCACTATTCAAAGAGGCCTTTGCTGGCAGACAAACCAATCTCCTAAAGGCAATGGtggcagcctggcctttcccctgtctccatgtggggTCATTGATGAAGAAGCCTAACCTAGAAACCTTGCAAGCTCTGCTAGATGGAATAGACATGCGACTGACAAGAGAGTTTCACCCCAG GAGGGCAAAACTTCAGGTTCTTGACATGAGAAATATGTACCATGCCTTCTGGAACATACGGGCTGATGCAAATGACAGTGACTATAAATCAAAGACATTGGATGAAAAGCAGCTAGTGAAGGTCCTTCCGAGATATGCACGGAGGCAGCGTCTGAAGGTCATAGTCAACCTGTCAATCAGTTCCCACTTCAATAAATCAAAGGCATATTTCTTGAATTGGGCCAAGCAGAGAATAGGATCCCTATATTTCTGCTGTATAAAGATGAAGATCTGGGACCCACCAGACCAAGTTATCAGAGACATCTTTAATGTTTTTGATCCAGAGCACATCACAGAATTAGAACTGAATACTGACTGGACTCTGTTACAACTTGCACATTTTGCTCCCTATTTTGGGCACATGAAAAATCTTCAAAAAGTCTTCCTGGCACCCCTCCACAAGAATACCTCCCCTATTATCAATATAACAAGTGCCACAGAAGCCAAGTGTGTTCACAAAATTATTTCTCAGTTTTCCCAATTCAACTGTCTCCAGCATATCTTCATGAAACACGTCCATTTTCTAAGAGACTACATGAATCAGGTCCTAGG GTGCCTGATGACACCCTTGGAGACCCTCTCCATCACTCAATGCCTAATTTCACAGAGAGACTTTGATTTATTTTCCTGCTCCCAAAACCTCTTTAAATTAAAACATCTGGAAATAAGAGGGATGATCTTATATGCTTTGGATCTTATGCCTCTGAGAGGTCTCCTACAAAAAGTAGCAGACACTCTTGAGATTCTGGATTTTCAGTGGTGTAGGATGAAGGACTCCCAGATCAATGCCCTCCTACCTGCCCTCAGTCAATGCACTCAGCTCAACCAGATCAACTTCTACAACAATGACTTCTCCATGTGCACCCTGAAGGCCCTTTTCCAGCACACAGCCAACTGGAGCAAGATGAATGTGGAACAATACCCTGCCCCTCTGCAGTGCTATAATGAGTTGGGTCAtgtctctgtagaaagatttgTCCAACTTTGTCAGGAGCTCATGTATACTCTCAGAGctataaggcagcccaagagcatCTCTTTTGCTACAGATAACTGTCAAAAATGTGGTAAGCCCTGTGTCTATGACCAGGGCCcaatattttgttcttgttttcagtAA